ACCATCAAAAAATGATGCTATCCATGCAACTAAAACATATTGAAACGCTAGATGAAAGTATTAAAGAATTGGATAAAGAAATAGCAGACCGTATGCGCCCTTTTGAAGAAGCCTTGGAGCTATTAGACACCATACCCGGTGTTAATCGGCGCAATGCAGAAGAAATCATTGCTGAGATTGGAGTAGATATGAGTCGCTTCCCATCCGCGGAGCATCTTTCATCTTGGTCAGGAATGGCTCCAGGGCATAACGAAAGCGCTGATAAGCGAAAATCAGGAAAAACCCGTAAAGGAAACCAACATCTGCGAACAACACTTGTACAATCAGCTCGCTCTGCCGCCCGCCAAAAAGATACTTATCTTGCGTCTCAATACCGTAGAATCTGTTCCCGTCGTGGTTCTAACCGTGCTGCAGTAGCTGTAGGACATAGCATTTTAATAATTGCCTATCATATTCTCAAGAAAAAACAGCCGTACATTGAATTAGGTGCCAACTACTTTGAACAGCGAAGTAAAGATGCTGCAATAAAAAGAGCACTTCAACTTTTACAAAACGCAGGAATTGAAATAAACCTTGAAAATATAGTTGCTTAAGATCAGTTTAAAAGTAAATCCTTCTTTACAAATGCCTACTATAAAAAACCTATAGAGTAGGCCTTGGGATCTCTTTGTCTCTATTCGAAGTAGTTGACATAAATTTTTGAAGTGAGTTTTCGGAGTAGTAGCGCAGCTTTGACCTGGTAAAAACAAAAGAGCCGGAGAAAAAATTCCGGCTCTTTGGTCTTATTCCGCCGTAAACGGCAGGAGGGCCATATTACGCGCCCGTTTAATGGCAAGCGTGAGTTGACGTTGATGTCTGGCGCAGTTGCCCGAGATGCGGCGCGGCAGGATTTTGCCCCGCTCGGTGATAAACCGGCGCAGTCTGGGCACATCTTTGTAGTCAACACGCTCTATCTTGTCAACGCAGAAACTGCAAACCTTTTTCTTCGGTTTTCTGCCTCGTTCGCGTTTCACCTAACCTTTACCTCCCTTTAAAATGGAATTTCCTCTTCAGGAGGGAAGACGTCGCTGCCAATGGACGACACGTCGAAGGACGAACCGCTGCCACCGCCGGCGGCAGCC
The sequence above is drawn from the Thermosinus carboxydivorans Nor1 genome and encodes:
- a CDS encoding IS110 family transposase; the protein is HQKMMLSMQLKHIETLDESIKELDKEIADRMRPFEEALELLDTIPGVNRRNAEEIIAEIGVDMSRFPSAEHLSSWSGMAPGHNESADKRKSGKTRKGNQHLRTTLVQSARSAARQKDTYLASQYRRICSRRGSNRAAVAVGHSILIIAYHILKKKQPYIELGANYFEQRSKDAAIKRALQLLQNAGIEINLENIVA
- the rpsR gene encoding 30S ribosomal protein S18, which gives rise to MKRERGRKPKKKVCSFCVDKIERVDYKDVPRLRRFITERGKILPRRISGNCARHQRQLTLAIKRARNMALLPFTAE